ggcaacaagagcaaaaactccatctcaaaaaaaaaaaaaaaagtggagatggTTCAGGAAGAATTCTTCCTCCACCCTCACATTCTCCTGATCCTGCTCTTCTCCCCTAGATTGGGACCTGGGTCTCTCCCGATACTCACTCTTGTTCAAGTTGCGCCACAGGACACTTGTACTGGGCGGTGCTGAAGAGGCAGATGTCGGCGTACTGTCTCACTGTGGGGTGGGACGGGGTCAGGCAGCTCTGGATGGAGCACAAGCCACCACCACACCACAACTCCAGACCCCGTGGCGTGGCCCCCCATGCTGCCCCCTGAAGCAGTAAACACCGAGGTTCCCTGTATCATTCTGGAACAACCTAAGTTTTTTGAGCCCTGGTGGGTCTCCCGCACTGGGAAATGGCCTGGGCTGAGGTCACACCAGGGGCCACCTGTGCAGTAACGCCCTCCCCAAAGATGCCCTTCCAAACCCCACCTCCTACCAGAGACTTTGATCTTCTTGACGGTCTTGGTGGAGTTGTTGGTGACGTGGACATTTACATTGAGGGGCTCCCCATGGTAGTACAGCTTTAGGGGGAGGGGGTCATGTGAATTGGATCTGGTTTTCACTGTTCCCATCATCAGTGTGTCCCCAAACACAGACACATTGTTCTGGCCCCCTCCCCTCAAACCCAAGCCCACGGCAACTCTCCACACCCAGCCAAGGCAACCTCCTTTACAAATGTCATCTTGACGTGTGGCTTCGCCCCTCCCCCAGGGCCTAAACTGCACCGTGGCATCCGCATCACCCTCTCACACCCCACCTCCTTGTCCAGGGAAGCCTCGAGGTGCAGGGACCGGTCAGACATGAGGAAGTGGCGTGTGGTTTCGGCTGAAGGCTGGGGGCCGGGTTTCTCTGGAGCGAACTGCACCTTTCGGATCACCAGCCGCACAGAGTTCCTGGGATGGGGATGAGGGCAGGATGGGTCGGTCCTCAGACACCCCAACCCCTACTCCTCCCCCGCATGGGGCCTGGGCTCCTGGAAGTGGGGAGGAAAGCCTCCTCTTACACCACAGAGGAGGTCGCTTCCCTTACCTTTTGTGGCTTTTCTCTTCTAGTGATTTAGCACAGAAGGCTCGAATCTCAAAGTCTACGCCGCAGGCCTCGGGAGGGGGAGAAAAGGCCACATCTTACCGAAGGCTCCCGCCACCATCactcccctttcttcctcccccttccctcctctcggGCAGGGACTCTTGCCCCATTGTGGTCTCACGACCCTGGGGACTAAGTCTTCTTCCTCTCCAAAGCCCAGAACCTGGCAGAGGCTTGGCCATGGTAGTGCAAGGGGAGCCCCCATCCCCAGATCCACGCGGGGCCGGAGAACAGGAGGCAGTGTCACGCATGCACAATGACCACCATATACATCCCACTTCCACGGGGGACACTGGCCTACCCTCGGCCCCACCCTGGCATCTCGACAGttcaccctgtggcccagctgtGCCTCCAGGCTCCTGCTGGCCCCTGTCCTGCCCTAGGAGCCCTCAGAGCTGTTCCTCCCATACCTTCCCTGTATCCTCTGGGCCTGGCTGCAGCGTGACAGAGCATGGAAGATTCTGGGGTATCTGTGGCGGAGGAAAGAGAAGACTTCAGTTCTTCCAGAAAGCCCCCAGATCTTCCTCCAGATCTCAACCTAAGAGGCtggagaggctgggtgtggtggctcacgtctgtaatcccaacactttggaaggccgaggtgggcggatcacctgaggtcaggggttccagaccagcctgaccaacgtggcaaaactccatcactactaaaaatacacaattagtcgtgtgtggtggtgcatgcctgtaatcccagctactcgggaggctgaggcatgagaatcacttgaacctgggaggcgggggttgcagtgaaccaagattgtgccactgcactccagcctgggcgacagagcgagactttgtctcagccaaaaaaaaaaaaaaaaaaaaggctggagaaAGGACTCCTGGggatgagaaaggaagaaggaaggggctCCAGAGAGGAGGCAGATAATCAAGGGCTTCCTGAATGCACTGGGACCCTGAAGGGAAGTGGATCTAGGGTCCCTGCCTCACTGTTTCTTCCAGATCTGCCCATAGCAGatgcctcacccccaccccagacaCAGTCCCAGCCCCCGCCTTCTGGCCCTCGGAGGGCAGGGGCATCCTCACTGTGAAGAAGAAGGGGTGGGCATGCTGGCCCAGCTTCCTCAGCAGCCGGTCCTGCAGGCGGGTGGGGGGCCGGGGCGGGTTGGGCACTGGGGGGAAGGCCTGGTAGGTGGCAATGAACAGGTCTTTGCGGAAGGACAAGCC
The sequence above is drawn from the Symphalangus syndactylus isolate Jambi chromosome 20, NHGRI_mSymSyn1-v2.1_pri, whole genome shotgun sequence genome and encodes:
- the ARRB2 gene encoding beta-arrestin-2 isoform X6, coding for MGEKPGTRVFKKSSPNCKLTVYLGKRDFVDHLDKVDPVDGVVLVDPDYLKDRKVFVTLTCAFRYGREDLDVLGLSFRKDLFIATYQAFPPVPNPPRPPTRLQDRLLRKLGQHAHPFFFTIPQNLPCSVTLQPGPEDTGKACGVDFEIRAFCAKSLEEKSHKRNSVRLVIRKVQFAPEKPGPQPSAETTRHFLMSDRSLHLEASLDKELYYHGEPLNVNVHVTNNSTKTVKKIKVSVRQYADICLFSTAQYKCPVAQLEQDDQVSPSSTFCKVYTITPLLSDNREKRGLALDGKLKHEDTNLASSTIVKEGANKEVLGILVSYRVKVKLVVSRGGRSRDRRPCGHQPH